A genomic region of Stigmatopora nigra isolate UIUO_SnigA chromosome 16, RoL_Snig_1.1, whole genome shotgun sequence contains the following coding sequences:
- the LOC144209671 gene encoding cyclic AMP-responsive element-binding protein 1-like: protein MAVTGDETETGSTVKLIGSSSIHPLAMAHSSTLSSQKPLEDVTQKREQRLIKNREAARECRRKKKEYVKCLENRVAVLENQNKTLIEELRAMKDIYRHKVE from the exons atggcGGTGACTGGggatgaaacagaaacag GATCCACAGTGAAACTCATTGGCAGTAGCTCCATCCACCCTCTGGCGATGGCACACTCCAGCACCCTTAGCTCGCAGAAGCCTTTGGAAGATGTAACACAGAAGAGGGAACAACGTTTGATAAAGAACAG GGAAGCCGCCCGCGAGTGTCGACGGAAGAAGAAAGAATATGTTAAATGTCTGGAAAATCGGGTGGCGGTTCTTGAAAATCAAAACAAGACTCTAATTGAGGAGCTCAGAGCTATGAAAGACATCTACAGGCACAAAGTGGAGTGA
- the cul2 gene encoding cullin-2 — MSLKPRVVDFDETWNKLLSTIKAVVMLDYVERATWNDRFSDIYALCVAYPEPLGERLYTETKVFLENHVRNLYKKVLESEEKVLVMYHRYWEEYSKGADYMDCLYRYLNTQFIKKNKLTEADLNYGYGGVDMNEPLMEIGELALDMWRKLMIEPLQAILIRMLLNEIKNDRCGENPNQKVIHGVINSFVHVEQYKKKFPLKFYQELFEGEFVTKTGEYYKQEASNLLQESNCSQYMEKVLGRLKDEEMRCRKYLHPSSYAKVINECQQRMVADHLQFLHAECQNIIRQEKRDDMANMYTLLRAVSNGLPHMIQELQVHINNEGIRGTSNLSLENMPTLFVESVLEVHSKFVQLINTVLNGDQHFMSALDKALTSVVNFREPKSICKAPELLAKYCDNLLKKSAKGMTENEVEDKLTSFITVFKYIDDKDIFQKFYARMLAKRLIHGLSLSMDSEEAMINKLKQACGYEFTSKLHRMYTDMSVSADLNNKFNNFIKTEETVVDLGISFQIYVLQAGAWPLTHVPSSTFAIPQELEKSVQMFELFYNQHFSGRKLTWLHYLCTGEVKMVYLSKPYVAMVTTYQMAVLLTFNNSQTVTYKELQDGTQMNEKELQKTIKSLLDVKMLNHNSEKEEIDVESTFSLNMSFVSKRTKFKITTSMQKDTPQEMEQTRSAVDEDRKMYLQAAIVRIMKARKVLRHNALIQEVINQSKARFNPSISMIKKCIEVLIDKQYIERSQTSADEYSYIA, encoded by the exons ATGTCCCTCAAGCCACGGGTGGTGGATTTTGACGAGACTTGGAACAAGTTACTATCAACAATCAAGGCGGTCGTAATGCTCGACTATGTGGAAAGAGCCACGTGGAATGACCGTTTCTC TGATATTTATGCATTGTGTGTTGCATACCCTGAGCCCTTAGGTGAGAGGTTATACACTGAAACAAAGGTGTTTTTAGAGAATCATGTTCGCAATTTGTATAAG AAAGTCTTGGAATCGGAAGAGAAGGTTTTAGTAATGTACCACAGATACTGGGAAGAATACAGCAAAGGAGCTGACTACATGGATTGCTTGTACAG gtatctCAACACACAGTTCATTAAGAAGAATAAACTGACGGAGGCAGACTTGAACTACGGTTACGGAGGAGTTGACATGAATGAGCCACTAATGGAGATTGGAGAG TTGGCGCTTGACATGTGGAGGAAGCTAATGATTGAGCCTCTTCAAGCCATCCTGATCCGTATGCtgctaaatgaaattaaaaa TGACCGTTGTGGTGAGAATCCCAACCAGAAAGTGATCCATGGggttattaattcatttgttcaCGTGGAGCAGTACAAGAAAAAGTTTCCACTAAAG TTTTATCAAGAGCTTTTTGAAGGGGAGTTTGTCACAAAAACGGGAGAGTATTATAAACAAGAAGCTTCAAATTTACTACAAGAATCCAACTGCTCACAATATATGGAGAAG GTTTTGGGGCGATTAAAAGACGAAGAGATGCGATGTCGGAAATATTTGCACCCTAGCTCATATGCCAAAGTCATCAATGAATGCCAGCAGAGGATGGTGGCAGATCATTTGCAGTTCCTCCACGCAGAGTGTCAGAACATTATTCGGCAAGAGAAGCGAGATG ACATGGCCAACATGTACACGCTGTTGCGAGCTGTTTCCAATGGTTTGCCACACATGATCCAGGAGTTGCAGGTCCACATCAACAATGAGGGCATTCGGGGCACCAGTAACCTTTCTCTGGAAAAT ATGCCAACCCTCTTTGTGGAGTCAGTACTGGAAGTTCATAGTAAATTTGTTCAGCTCATTAATACAGTTCTGAATGGAGACCAACATTTCATGAGTGCACTTGATAAG gCCTTGACGTCTGTGGTGAACTTCAGAGAACCCAAATCTATCTGTAAAGCCCCAGAACTG CTTGCCAAATATTGTGACAATCTACTAAAAAAGTCTGCAAAGGGAATGACTGAAAATGAAGTGGAGGACAAGCTGACCAGCTTTATCactgtttttaaatacatagaTGACAAAGATATCTTTCAAAAG TTTTACGCCAGAATGCTAGCAAAGCGACTTATACATggtttatcattgtcaatggacTCAGAAGAAGCAATGATCAACAAACTTAAG CAAGCATGCGGCTATGAGTTCACAAGCAAACTTCACAGAATGTACACAGACATGAGTGTAAGTGCTGACCTCAACAACAAGTTTAACAATTTCATCAAGACAGAGGAGACCGTAGTGGACTTGGGTATCAGCTTCCAGATATATGTCCTACAG GCTGGAGCTTGGCCACTCACGCACGTTCCCTCTTCCACATTCGCCATCCCGCAAGAGCTAGAGAAGAGCGTCCAGATG TTTGAGTTATTCTATAATCAGCACTTCAGTGGAAGGAAATTGACCTGGCTACACTACCTCTGCACAG GTGAAGTGAAGATGGTCTATCTTTCGAAACCCTACGTCGCAATGGTCACCACTTATCAGATGGCCGTGCTTCTCACATTCAATAACAGCCAGACAGTGACATACAAAGAGTTGCAGGATGGTACTCAGATGAATGAGAAAGAGTTACAGAAGACCATCAAGTCTCTGTTGGATGTAAAGATGCTTAACCACAATTCAGAAAAG gaggaaattgatGTGGAATCCACATTTTCTCTGAATATGTCGTTTGTAAGTAAAAGAACAAAGTTCAAGATCACAACTTCAATGCAGAAGGATACACCACAG GAGATGGAGCAAACTCGGAGTGCTGTAGACGAGGATcggaaaatgtatttacaagCTGCCATAGTGAGAATAATGAAGGCCCGCAAGGTTCTCAGACATAATGCTCTCATACAAGAG GTCATCAATCAGTCCAAAGCCAGGTTCAACCCAAGTATCAGTATGATCAAGAAGTGCATAGAAGTACTCATCGACAAGCAGTACATCGAGCGAAGCCAAACCTCTGCAGATGAGTACAGCTATATCGCTTAG